The sequence GtatgaccggttgctaagccttccggattaggcttgaggcttactcggccgattggatccaggcctaaggccggatcaggtaagggagtccgttgggccatcgagccggactccattggccggtcgcacctagattctatccggttagacggattggtctttggggatgatccggatctgttagtgtgttctgttatctattctggactatctatctgattctaaagTCAAGGGgaggttggttgaatgacttaggatacggtaggtaggttcatacgttttatgattatgttgactgaggtttatctaagttctaggaaccaagccaagcattgtagaatcaatccgttctattctcggttatgattaatgcttatttggttgtggtttcaggaactaaggatggttctggtcaagccaaggagccgtgaaggctcggtcagtgagaggctgtgtaacgtgtggttagatgatactaggaaTGAACTAGttattgtctatgagactgttaagaagttgtgtatgaatctcatgtttctaagtaatacaaagtttatacattgttattccgctgtgcaatctgttcctttgtttatgaacctcatattcgaatatgacttagcaaataaaagatttaaaatggatcaaacaagcaaagaaattaataggtaagcattcgtatccagttgggtcaggAGACCAGGAACCGGTCttacgtcttcttcttctttctgaaATCCTCCAATTCCAATCATCTCGGGTTGCACAAAGCAGTGAGATGCACCGGAATCAAACAGAACATGGGCTGCCACTCCACCCATGACTAAGGTCCCTACATATTCACCCGGAACACTAAGGACCTACTCTACAGACAAGCAATTTCACACAGAAATTCTTAAGGAAAAAGTGAGAGATAGGATGACTCACCAGTGATCGGACGAGACGTGCTTGGGTCCGACGACTCATCTCCAATGGTGTACACCTGCGGCATGATGGCATGCCTCTTCGCAGCCGGCTGAGGCCCATCACTCGGACGCTTCCCAGCAGATTGTGCGTCCTTTGGACACTGATTCTTGAAGTGTCCAGTTTCCCCGCAGTTGTAGCACACGCGTTCCCCAGTACTCCTGTTCTGGCTCTTCGGCCTTTGATCTTCTTCAGGACAATCCCGCACCTTGTGATCCATACTTCCACAACGGTGACAAGCTCCCATAGCAGCACGGCACACACCAGAGTGCATCTTCCCACAAGTCGAACACGCACTGCGACTGGTTGCATTCGGCTTGCTGGAAGAGCCAGACTTCACCACCTTTTGATTCTTCCCCGCATGCTTACCAGGATGGACATGCGCCACTGAGCCAAACACTTTGGCTTCCTCACTGATTCCCGCTTCCTGCTCCGCGGCCTTTTCCACCAGTTCGGCCACGGTATCATAGTTGCGGATCTTACAACGAGTTCGGAGATCAACCCTAAGTCCGCGCATGAATTTACGGACCAAGGATATCTCAGACTCTGCCTCACGCCCAGCATACTTCTTGAGGCTGTTGAACTCTACTTCATATTCCCTTACAGACATAGATCCCTGTTCCAGTCTGAGGAAGGCTCCCTCAAGTTGGTCAAATGCTTCCGGCGGAAAGTACTTCGCACGGAACTCGGCCTTAAAATTGCTCCAGGTGCAGTGATCCTCACCAATCCGGGCAGCAACACCTCGCCACCAGGTGTGCGCATCACCGTCCAAGTAGTGGACAGCAATGTCCTTCTTGTAAGCAAGAGGACAACGGATCGACTTAAAGTTCCGGCCTATCCTGTCAATCCATTGATCTGCTTCCACTGGTTTGGAACCACCTGAAAGAACTGGGTTCCCAGTTTCTGCATGTGGTCCATGACCTTGAGATAAGACGGATTCCTAGCAACGTGTgcatcttctccatcttgcacCACTTACTCCGCCTCGTCCACAACAGGTGGAACCACTGGAGGTGCCGCCACAGCAGGCAGCCTTGCCAAGACTTGTGCCATTATAGCCAACACAGCTTCAATCCAACAGCTCCAGCAGCAGCACCAGCGGCTGCAGCATTGTTCAAATTTGCTGCATTCTGAGCAGCATTCCGAGCCTCTTCCGTACCAGCTTCATTCCTGGCCACGTTGCTCGCAGACCCCTCACCAATCTCATTCACAGTCCTTCTTGCGTTACGGTTACTTTTTGCCATCTGCAATCAGATCACAGGCAAGTTAGTCAAAACTAACTTGGGATCAGGACACGGAACACATAATTTACCACGAGACGTCAGGCTTGGAAGGATGGTTTGCCCCAATAACCCACTACACTTAGATTGTCCTAGAACCGActccgctctgataccacttgaaagGACCCGACCCATTTTTTCGTACCATCAGTACGAGTCTGGCTCGACTTCCTCGATCAGACTTGGGCCGTTTTCCTAATTTTCTTTACTAAGAATTATTTCCGAGTTTTAGTTCGTTTTCAGACAATCAAGCAAGCATAATAAGATTTGAATAGATTAACTGAGGTTCGAGTTAACAAGTGAGTTTGCTATAAGCTATTACAAGTTAAACTCGTCCTACAACTACCCAAATCCCCCATCCTTCCTTCCTGCCTTAGTCCCGCGGTCAAGCTATGTCCTTACCCTTACGGGTCTGGTCCTGATCTGCATCCAAAACAAGGAGGCATAAGCAACAGTTTGCTTAATGATGCGGTCATCCCGTCTCACTCAGCCATGTAAAGCAATCGAGTCAATCAATCAGTAAACGGACATGCTTATCATCAGTCAGTTACTTAGCCGACCCAATCGTCCCAAGCCAACGCGCCATCAGATTCAGACAAGCCCTAGCAGGCCATTACGGCTCTAGGCGCATGATCTGATCCAGATGCGTCGATGGAAGGAACCGACTGTTCGGACCAAGCCAGAACTTAGCAGATAATTCAAATTAGACAAGCAATCAGTACATAGAACATTCCTATCATTCAGACTACGATTCATTACGATAGGCTACGGTCACGCACTCACCTTTGTCTTAGAGTCGGTATGTTCTGTTTGATTCGGTCTCTTCTGACACCTCTTGAGCGGTTTCCGTCGGATCTTCGAACGTTCAGACAGTCGGAAGTTCTTGACTCGGACTTGATCAATCCAGCCAAATATCGAAAGTTCTCTCTTAATCGGACTTTTCTCTCTCTGAGTTCTTCTCtggttctttctttctgtttccCGTACAGAAATGGCAAAATAAGACCAAGGAGACAATTAAAATGGGCAGTTGGGCGGTTTAGGCCCGAGAAACTGCAAAGATAACCGTTCCCGCTTATTTTACATGCGGCTCTTTGTCCGTAACCGCCACCCCGCACTCCAAAGCATGTCAGCGTGAGTTTTTCCCCTTTTCGGACCTTAACTGTTCCCGCCAGTTTTACTTAGACGAAACTCGAGCTGAAGCTGACTGATGCAGTCGACAACTCTAACCGCCTTGTCCGAATCAGACCAATACTACTgaatcagctcatctcagcttagccgaCAGTCTTAACTGCCTTGTCTGATTTCCGACAATCTATGTCTAGCCGACCAGCTCAACCGTCATGTACGAATCCGACAACACTTGTCCGGATCCGACCATTGCTGTCCGAAAATACCGCTTTGCCTGGATTTTCATCGAACTGGCCGAACACTACTGAGTTCCGCAAATCGAACGGCCTGGTCCAATAACCCGAGCGTAAGACCGACTGATGGAGCTTTGTTGGCTCAAAAACAGATCAGATCCTAGCTTTATTCGGGTACATGGTTCCGCTCCGTCCACTACTAATCAGACTTCCGAACCAAGAACTCCCATCCACCCACGGTAAGTCCTTACAACTTTGGCCAGCTCTTTCTAGCATCATCAAACCCATTCAGTACGTTCCAACAGTCCGGCCAGTCAGTCCTCAGATCATCCTATCATCGATCTTCAGAACACGGTCGCTacaccgaccccaaacccaatcagaaagggcgaaggggacaacccttggccgatggtgcccattcgctagcaagtcatgcctgttcgtggggcaagacttaccccctcgttttctataaatatgggggctctctggtcgatttcattatccaattccagagtaaaatactcagagaaaccgtagagagaaagaaaaagagaaagagagagttccggtcaagagaaaggccgattgtggtggtgttgtgttccggcgactctgatcgtttgagaactaactccggtcaagaatgggagatcaagacaaggagaagagcatggagaacccagacgtggttcacaaggtatgtgatgggccgtggctccatcagaccgaacggacggtccatgcgaccgcaccgcggctctgctcggttcctaagtcccatcctgCTCTCCTTATcggtttcaattcgtttctcttctcttctctctggttaaacacgaaaggttgtgttggttgagtccaagggacacatccctaggctttggccgaacataatcaaaccgctagcctagacacgggtcggttagtgagatgatccgatcgcaccaagactgggcggttaggacgaacggttggaaATGTCCCAAAGGGCAcaagttgtcaagagtcacgagtgtccaagaggcacgaatggccaaagggtacatgttccaaacggcgtctttcgggacaggttaggaccgatccttatggatcagcctatggcttgtctagtcaagacaaggtcacagtttgtctaagccaaggtagagtcgcaaggtctgaccggttgctaagccttccggattaggcttgaggcttactcggccgattggatccaggcctaaggccggatcaggtaagggagtccgttgggccatcgagccggactccattggccggtcgcacctagattctatccggttagacggattggtctttggggatgatccggatctgttcgtgtgttatgttatctattctggactatctatctgattctaagtcaaggggtggttggttgaatgacttaggatacgataggtaggttcatacgttttatgattatgttgactaaggtttatctaagttctaggaaccaagccaagcattgtagaatcaatccgttctattctcggttatgattaatgcttatctggttgtggtttcaggatctaaggatggttctggtcaagccaaggagccgtgaaggctcggtcagtgagaggctgtgtaacgtgtggttagatgatactagggatgaactagtgattgtctatgaaactgttaagaagttgtgtattgaatctcatgtttctaagtaatacaaagtttatacattgttattccgctgtgcaatctgttcctttgtttatgaacctcatattcgaatatgacttggcaaataaaagacttaaaatggatcaaacaagcaaagaaattaatatgtaagcattcgtatccagttgggtcaagagaccaggaacgggtcttacacaagcattgtggaatcaatccgttctattctcggttatgattaatgcttatctggttgtggtttcaggaactaaggatggttctggtcaagccaaggagccgtgaaggctcggtcagtgagaggctgtgtaacgtgtggttagatgatgctagggatgaactagtgattgtctatgagactattaagaagttgtgtattgaatctcatgtttctaagtaatacaaagtttatacattgttattccgctgtgcaatctgttcctttgtttatgaacctcatattcgaatatgacttagtaaataaaagacttaaaatggatcaaacaagcaaagaaattaataagtaagcctgcggactccataaggtcgagaggccagggttcgggtcttacaagttggtatcagagcatgcttgattctaggatagttgggttatgcagtccacacacacacacgcagccagatGATttggtctcacggtgaggtttgattgcttagtctagggattgttttgttctgtttatgttagtgtgtttcgtactaacattgtctgaatccttaggctggaaaaagcaagtcgggaaagtcccgaaggagaaagaaaacagccggtcagtctagtcaagtggccatggacgggaccaatctatccggattgcaaaccgatccggccgcggctgacactagagacgtgttgccaactgatcaggctaaccttacggggacgcaacaggatggtcaggaacatcgggagagtgatgaggaagtggaatcctcgaacgctaaccgtgatcgtgaccagcatgagagagtggccgatggaacggctaatgtgcccgcaacactgtccaaagaggacttgttagaggccatgaaggtaatggggactcaggtggcggctatggctcaactgttcacgccactagtgaactcctcggttggccaggctacgcctgtggctacgaccacccccaacactaatggtccagttgtggaaacggttgaggtgatcgagaacgatcc is a genomic window of Brassica rapa cultivar Chiifu-401-42 unplaced genomic scaffold, CAAS_Brap_v3.01 Scaffold0336, whole genome shotgun sequence containing:
- the LOC103847922 gene encoding uncharacterized protein LOC103847922, encoding MAQVLARLPAVAAPPVVPPVVDEAEIGRNFKSIRCPLAYKKDIAVHYLDGDAHTWWRGVAARIGEDHCTWSNFKAEFRAKYFPPEAFDQLEGAFLRLEQGSMSVREYEVEFNSLKKYAGREAESEISLVRKFMRGLRVDLRTRCKIRNYDTVAELVEKAAEQEAGISEEAKVFGSVAHVHPGKHAGKNQKVVKSGSSSKPNATSRSACSTCGKMHSGVCRAAMGACHRCGSMDHKVRDCPEEDQRPKSQNRSTGERVCYNCGETGHFKNQCPKDAQSAGKRPSDGPQPAAKRHAIMPQVYTIGDESSDPSTSRPITE